In one Hymenobacter sp. DG25B genomic region, the following are encoded:
- a CDS encoding 3-oxoacyl-ACP synthase III family protein, producing the protein MNTLRHSEIAGVGHYVPDRVVTNADITQIMETTDEWIQERTGIRERRWFVEGKDTTANMGANASRKALEMAGLTPDDVQLIVFATLSPDYVFPGSGVLMQRELGIKATIPALDVRNQCSGFIYALSVADQFVKTGMYDTVLVVGSEIHSSGLDKSTRGRAVSVIFGDGAGAVVLRPTTEEGRGILSTHLHSQGEYAEELIVKEPGSNFENRVQRSIDNPLEMYPYMNGQNVFKHAVVRFPQVIKEALDQNGYQSTDIDMLIPHQANLRITQYVQQKMGLPDDKVYSNVQRYGNTTAASVPIALSEAVQEGRIKRGDLVCLAAFGSGFTWASALIRW; encoded by the coding sequence ATGAACACTCTCCGACATTCAGAAATTGCCGGCGTAGGTCACTACGTGCCCGACCGGGTTGTGACCAACGCCGACATCACGCAAATCATGGAAACCACCGATGAGTGGATTCAGGAGCGCACCGGCATCCGGGAGCGGCGCTGGTTTGTGGAAGGCAAAGACACCACGGCCAACATGGGCGCCAATGCCTCGCGCAAGGCCCTGGAAATGGCCGGCCTCACCCCCGATGATGTGCAGCTGATTGTTTTCGCGACTCTCTCGCCCGACTATGTTTTCCCGGGTTCGGGCGTGCTCATGCAGCGGGAGTTGGGTATCAAGGCTACTATTCCGGCTCTGGATGTCCGCAACCAGTGCTCCGGCTTCATCTATGCCCTGTCGGTGGCCGACCAGTTCGTGAAAACCGGCATGTATGATACCGTGCTGGTAGTAGGCTCTGAGATTCACTCCTCCGGGCTGGATAAGTCCACCCGCGGGCGGGCCGTTTCGGTCATTTTTGGGGATGGTGCCGGTGCGGTAGTGCTGCGCCCCACCACCGAAGAAGGCCGCGGCATTCTGAGCACGCACCTGCACTCCCAGGGCGAGTATGCCGAGGAGTTGATTGTGAAGGAGCCTGGCTCCAACTTTGAGAACCGCGTGCAGCGCTCCATTGATAACCCGCTGGAGATGTACCCTTACATGAACGGCCAGAACGTGTTTAAGCACGCCGTAGTCCGCTTCCCGCAGGTCATCAAAGAAGCCCTTGACCAGAACGGCTATCAGTCTACCGATATTGATATGCTGATTCCGCACCAGGCCAACCTGCGCATTACACAATACGTGCAGCAGAAAATGGGCCTACCCGATGATAAAGTGTACAGCAACGTGCAGCGTTACGGCAATACCACGGCCGCCTCCGTGCCCATTGCCCTGAGTGAAGCCGTGCAGGAAGGCCGCATTAAGCGCGGCGACCTGGTGTGCCTGGCCGCCTTCGGCTCCGGCTTCACCTGGGCCTCCGCCCTGATTCGCTGGTAG
- a CDS encoding OmpA family protein, translated as MRFFGLFLLFGLLTMGGTLPLQAQVRLSSTNTKARNLFEKAVSQAKSRDFAKAIETLDQLNQKFPSLGEPFLVKGSLQKALGDNRGAFESYRAGLQLLPFSPARSLDYFTLGELALSYGEYAVAADNYNNYLKTAAKGQRNIPKAQRQLQNCEFAKAAISKPVGVAPQRMPEPLNTFRFQYFPSLTADNRFLLFTGRTTAQSDEDLYLSQQNPDGTMGPPTSISATINTELNEGAGTISGDGKTLVFASCDRPGSMGNCDLYISRRTGNAWSKPRNLGRAVNSANWDSQPALSADGRTLYFTSDRRGGQGLEDIYVTALQPDGTWSPARNLGAPVNTAGKDMAPFIHASGSTLYYVTDGLVGMGGLDIYKCTIENGKWSEPMNLGYPLNTHENEASLYIASDNVRGFCSRTRPAEAGVMERDRAVDLFSFEVPKEVRSREASTYTQGRVYDATTKKPLQADVQLYDLVTNQLVQYVTSDPVNGDYTVVLNEGRQYAMYASANGYLLKSLSFDYTNQHTFDPLTLDMYLEPVKTGRTMVLNNLFFETNEYKLKPTSRTELDRLIQFMRQYKDVQVQIAGHTDDVGAEADNEKLSLNRAKSVYSYLVANGIPASRLRYKGYGENKPLVANDSESNRQQNRRIEFEIL; from the coding sequence ATGCGTTTCTTTGGTCTGTTTTTGCTTTTCGGTTTGCTGACGATGGGAGGTACTTTGCCGCTACAGGCGCAGGTACGGCTTTCTTCCACCAATACCAAAGCCCGCAACCTGTTTGAAAAGGCAGTAAGTCAGGCAAAAAGCCGGGACTTTGCCAAGGCCATTGAAACCCTGGATCAATTAAACCAGAAGTTTCCTTCTTTGGGTGAGCCATTCCTGGTAAAGGGCTCCTTACAGAAAGCGCTGGGGGATAATCGCGGCGCTTTTGAATCTTACCGCGCCGGGCTGCAGCTGCTGCCTTTTAGCCCGGCCCGCTCTCTGGATTATTTTACGCTGGGCGAGTTAGCGCTAAGCTACGGGGAGTATGCTGTGGCTGCTGACAATTATAACAACTACCTGAAAACGGCCGCCAAAGGCCAGCGCAACATACCCAAAGCGCAGCGCCAATTGCAGAACTGCGAATTTGCCAAGGCGGCCATTTCGAAACCAGTGGGCGTTGCGCCGCAGCGCATGCCTGAGCCCCTGAATACCTTCCGATTTCAGTATTTTCCGTCCCTCACCGCCGACAACCGTTTCCTGCTCTTCACGGGCCGCACCACGGCGCAGAGCGACGAAGACCTATACCTGAGTCAGCAGAACCCCGATGGCACAATGGGCCCGCCAACTTCCATTTCTGCCACCATTAATACCGAGCTTAACGAGGGCGCGGGCACCATTTCCGGCGACGGCAAAACCCTCGTTTTTGCTTCCTGCGACCGGCCGGGCTCCATGGGAAACTGTGACTTGTATATTTCCCGCCGCACCGGCAATGCCTGGAGCAAACCCCGCAATCTGGGTCGCGCCGTGAATTCCGCCAACTGGGACTCGCAACCGGCCCTGTCGGCTGATGGCCGCACGCTGTATTTCACATCTGACCGCCGCGGCGGCCAGGGCTTGGAGGATATCTACGTTACTGCCCTGCAGCCCGATGGCACCTGGAGCCCGGCGCGCAACCTGGGGGCGCCCGTGAACACAGCCGGCAAGGATATGGCCCCTTTTATCCACGCCAGCGGCAGTACGCTGTATTATGTCACCGATGGACTCGTGGGCATGGGCGGCCTCGACATCTATAAGTGTACTATCGAAAACGGGAAATGGTCGGAGCCCATGAACCTGGGCTACCCGCTGAACACGCATGAAAACGAAGCCTCCCTGTACATTGCCTCCGATAACGTGCGGGGCTTTTGCTCGCGCACCCGCCCGGCAGAGGCCGGCGTGATGGAGCGCGACCGGGCCGTGGATCTGTTTTCTTTTGAAGTGCCCAAAGAAGTACGCTCCCGCGAGGCCAGCACCTACACGCAGGGGCGGGTGTATGATGCTACCACCAAAAAGCCTCTGCAGGCGGATGTACAGCTCTACGACCTGGTTACGAATCAACTGGTGCAATACGTTACCTCCGACCCGGTAAATGGCGACTATACCGTGGTTCTGAATGAGGGCCGGCAATACGCCATGTATGCCTCTGCCAATGGCTACCTGCTCAAGAGCCTCAGCTTCGACTACACCAACCAACACACCTTCGACCCGCTGACCCTGGATATGTACCTGGAGCCCGTGAAAACCGGCCGCACCATGGTGCTCAACAACCTGTTTTTCGAAACCAACGAGTATAAGCTAAAGCCCACTTCCCGTACGGAGCTGGACCGGCTGATTCAGTTTATGCGCCAGTACAAAGACGTGCAGGTGCAGATTGCCGGCCACACCGATGACGTAGGCGCCGAGGCCGACAATGAGAAACTTTCTCTGAACCGGGCCAAATCGGTGTACAGCTATTTGGTGGCCAACGGCATACCGGCAAGCCGCCTGCGGTATAAAGGCTACGGCGAAAACAAGCCTTTAGTCGCCAACGATTCCGAAAGCAACCGTCAGCAAAACCGCCGAATTGAGTTCGAAATCTTATAA
- the mnmE gene encoding tRNA uridine-5-carboxymethylaminomethyl(34) synthesis GTPase MnmE yields MASLLPPSLSDTIVALSTPPGAGAIALVRLSGPQAVALTDEVFAGKNLAAQPSHTLHFGTVRDQGRILDEVVVSLFRAPHSYTREDVVEISCHGSDYIVQELLALLTRNGARLAEAGEFTKRAFLNGAFDLAQAEAVADLIAADSALSHQVAMQQMRGGFSQELKALRGRLVQFAALLELELDFGEEDVEFADRSGMLRLLQELQTIIRQLLRSFELGNVIKNGVTTVIAGKPNAGKSTLLNALLNEERAIVSAVPGTTRDFIEDEVSIEGIRFRFVDTAGLRETTDVVESIGVERTLQRVQKAALLIYLFDLSTTTPEELTAELQALNPQERIPVLAVANKADIATSDALAAFANLPYVLPIAAATGAGLEELKEALLQKVRGAGLDRTGTATIVTNLRHARSLEASLDSLDAVLQGLANNQGTELLAADLRRALASLGEITGEISSDDLLTSIFTQFCIGK; encoded by the coding sequence GTGGCCAGCTTGTTGCCCCCTTCGCTTTCTGATACCATTGTGGCGCTGTCCACGCCGCCCGGCGCGGGTGCTATTGCGCTGGTGCGCCTCTCCGGTCCGCAGGCCGTTGCCCTGACCGATGAGGTGTTTGCCGGGAAGAACTTGGCCGCCCAGCCTTCGCACACCCTGCACTTTGGCACAGTGCGCGACCAGGGCCGCATTCTGGATGAGGTGGTAGTTTCCCTGTTTCGGGCGCCGCACTCCTACACCCGCGAAGACGTGGTGGAAATCAGCTGCCATGGCTCCGACTACATTGTGCAGGAACTGCTGGCACTGCTGACCCGCAACGGCGCGCGCCTGGCCGAAGCCGGCGAGTTTACCAAGCGCGCTTTCCTGAATGGCGCCTTCGATCTGGCCCAGGCCGAAGCCGTGGCCGACCTCATTGCCGCCGACTCTGCTCTTTCCCACCAGGTGGCCATGCAGCAGATGCGCGGCGGCTTCTCCCAGGAATTGAAAGCCCTGCGCGGCCGCCTGGTGCAGTTTGCCGCCCTGCTGGAGCTGGAGCTGGATTTTGGGGAAGAAGATGTGGAGTTTGCTGACCGCTCCGGTATGCTGCGCCTGCTGCAGGAGCTGCAAACCATTATCCGGCAGCTGCTCCGCTCCTTTGAGCTGGGCAACGTTATTAAAAACGGCGTAACCACCGTAATTGCCGGCAAGCCCAACGCCGGAAAATCCACCCTACTGAATGCGTTGCTCAATGAAGAGCGCGCCATTGTATCGGCGGTGCCGGGCACTACCCGCGACTTTATTGAGGACGAAGTAAGCATTGAGGGTATTCGGTTTCGGTTTGTGGATACGGCCGGACTGCGCGAAACCACGGATGTAGTGGAGTCTATTGGTGTGGAGCGCACGCTGCAGCGCGTGCAGAAGGCCGCCCTGCTTATTTACCTGTTTGATCTTTCCACCACCACGCCCGAGGAACTAACGGCCGAGCTGCAGGCGCTAAACCCTCAGGAAAGGATACCGGTGCTGGCCGTGGCCAATAAAGCCGATATAGCTACTTCGGATGCCTTGGCTGCCTTTGCGAACCTGCCCTACGTGCTGCCGATAGCCGCCGCTACCGGGGCCGGGCTGGAGGAGCTAAAGGAAGCGCTGCTGCAAAAAGTGCGTGGGGCAGGCCTGGATCGTACCGGCACCGCTACTATTGTAACCAACCTGCGCCATGCCCGCAGTCTGGAAGCCTCCCTGGATTCTTTGGATGCGGTACTGCAGGGGTTGGCCAACAACCAGGGCACGGAGCTGCTGGCCGCGGACCTGCGGCGGGCCCTGGCATCGTTAGGAGAAATTACCGGCGAAATATCCTCTGATGACCTGCTAACGAGCATTTTCACCCAGTTCTGCATTGGCAAATAG
- the lepA gene encoding translation elongation factor 4: MKNIRNFCIIAHIDHGKSTLADRLLEFTSTVAKRDMQAQLLDNMDLERERGITIKSHAIQMQFPYKGETYTLNLIDTPGHVDFSYEVSRSIAACEGALLIVDASQGIEAQTISNLYLAIGADLEIIPVLNKIDLPHAMPEEVTDEIVDLIGCAPEDIIHASGKTGIGIEDILHAICERVPAPKGDPEAPLQALIFDSVFNSYRGIEVLFRIKNGTMRKGDKLRFMATGKEYGADEIGILGLNQEPRQEMSAGNVGYLISGIKEAREVKVGDTITHVARPTPEAIQGFADVKPMVFAGIYPVETSEYEELRGAMEKLQLNDASLVWEPETSVALGFGFRCGFLGMLHMEIVQERLEREFNMTVITTVPSVQFHAIGTKDQLLTINAPSEMPDPNMIKLIEEPYIKAQIITASEYVGAIITLCMDKRGIIKGQSYLTSERVELSFELPLSEIVFDFFDKLKTLSRGYASLDYELIGFRAADMVKLDIMLNGEKVDALSAIVHRSKSYEWGRRLCEKLRELLPRQQFEIAIQASIGQKIISRETVKALRKNVIAKCYGGDISRKRKLLEKQKEGKKRMRQVGSVEIPQEAFLAVLKID, from the coding sequence GTGAAGAACATCCGCAATTTCTGCATCATCGCCCACATCGACCACGGCAAAAGCACGCTGGCCGACCGCCTGCTGGAATTTACCAGCACCGTGGCCAAGCGGGACATGCAAGCCCAGCTGCTCGACAACATGGACCTGGAGCGGGAGCGGGGCATCACCATCAAGAGCCACGCCATTCAGATGCAGTTTCCCTACAAAGGCGAAACCTACACGCTGAACCTGATTGATACCCCCGGCCACGTTGACTTTAGCTACGAAGTAAGCCGCAGCATTGCTGCCTGCGAAGGTGCCCTGCTGATTGTGGATGCCTCCCAGGGCATCGAAGCCCAGACGATTTCCAACCTGTATCTGGCTATTGGGGCCGATCTGGAAATCATTCCGGTGCTCAATAAAATAGACCTGCCGCACGCCATGCCGGAGGAGGTAACCGACGAAATCGTCGACCTCATTGGCTGCGCCCCGGAAGATATTATTCATGCCTCCGGCAAAACCGGCATCGGCATCGAAGACATTCTGCACGCCATCTGCGAGCGGGTGCCCGCCCCCAAAGGCGACCCGGAAGCTCCCCTGCAGGCTCTGATCTTTGACTCGGTATTCAACTCCTACCGGGGCATCGAAGTCCTGTTCCGCATCAAGAACGGCACCATGCGCAAGGGCGACAAGCTCCGCTTCATGGCTACCGGCAAGGAATACGGCGCCGATGAAATTGGTATTCTGGGCCTGAACCAGGAGCCCCGCCAGGAAATGAGTGCCGGCAACGTAGGCTACCTGATTTCCGGCATTAAAGAAGCCCGCGAAGTAAAAGTAGGTGACACCATCACCCACGTAGCCCGGCCCACGCCGGAAGCCATTCAGGGCTTTGCCGATGTGAAGCCGATGGTATTTGCCGGTATCTACCCCGTAGAAACCAGCGAGTACGAGGAGCTGCGCGGCGCCATGGAAAAACTGCAGCTGAACGATGCCTCCCTGGTATGGGAGCCGGAAACCTCCGTGGCCCTTGGCTTCGGCTTCCGGTGCGGCTTCCTGGGCATGCTGCACATGGAAATTGTGCAGGAGCGCCTGGAGCGGGAGTTCAACATGACGGTGATTACCACCGTGCCTTCCGTGCAGTTCCACGCCATTGGTACCAAGGACCAGCTCCTGACCATCAATGCGCCCTCCGAAATGCCTGATCCTAACATGATCAAGCTGATTGAGGAACCCTATATCAAGGCCCAGATTATCACGGCCTCGGAATACGTAGGTGCCATCATCACACTGTGCATGGATAAGCGCGGCATCATCAAAGGCCAGAGCTACCTGACCTCTGAGCGGGTGGAGCTGTCGTTTGAGCTGCCCTTGTCGGAAATTGTATTCGACTTCTTTGATAAGCTCAAAACCCTCTCGCGCGGCTATGCCTCCCTAGACTACGAGCTGATTGGATTCCGCGCCGCCGATATGGTGAAGCTGGACATCATGCTGAACGGGGAGAAGGTGGATGCGCTGTCGGCTATTGTGCACCGCAGCAAGAGCTACGAGTGGGGACGCCGCCTCTGCGAAAAGCTCCGGGAGCTGCTGCCCCGTCAGCAGTTTGAAATTGCCATTCAGGCCAGTATTGGGCAGAAGATTATTTCCCGTGAGACCGTAAAGGCTTTGCGCAAAAACGTAATTGCCAAGTGCTACGGCGGCGACATCAGCCGGAAGCGCAAGCTGCTGGAAAAACAGAAAGAAGGTAAGAAGCGGATGCGCCAGGTGGGCTCCGTAGAAATACCCCAGGAAGCCTTTTTGGCCGTCCTTAAAATCGATTAG
- a CDS encoding glycosyltransferase, whose protein sequence is MSRRIRTILLASVLKPLDDTRMYEKFGRTLAEHPNMRVHVAGRAAPMPPHAPANLHAHILLSGTRLSLARLQAQRRYWQLLQHLQPDLCIVHAPELLPLTLLWRALGHNRRFIYDVRENYALNIKTQRVYPAWLRGLLAAAVRGMETLAARFAARIILAERSYAEELPFARPDRTIVLENKYQPLGQVLTRATPVRLVPGQTLELLYSGTISELNGVFEAIAFTLSLRKVWPEAHLTIIGYAQQQELLLRLQAAIAATHGAVTLVGGATPVPHAQVVAAIGRSQVGLLPYHSHPSSWRCIPTKLFEYLALGLPVAIPNNALWGALVARHQAGIVVDFTDASKAAEVRNQLLSGVFYPAGVPADAFWAAEGAKLWSIVETIE, encoded by the coding sequence GTGTCCCGCCGAATCCGCACGATTTTACTGGCCTCGGTGCTCAAGCCACTGGACGACACGCGCATGTATGAGAAGTTTGGCCGCACCCTGGCCGAGCACCCCAATATGCGGGTGCACGTAGCCGGGCGCGCCGCGCCCATGCCCCCCCATGCCCCTGCTAATCTGCACGCACATATACTGCTGTCCGGCACTCGCCTAAGCCTGGCCCGGCTGCAGGCGCAGCGCCGGTACTGGCAACTCCTGCAGCACCTCCAACCTGATTTGTGCATAGTACATGCCCCGGAGTTGCTACCGCTCACGCTGCTCTGGCGGGCCCTGGGTCACAACCGACGCTTTATATATGATGTGCGGGAGAATTATGCCCTCAATATAAAAACACAACGCGTGTATCCGGCCTGGCTGCGGGGTCTGCTGGCCGCGGCCGTGCGCGGAATGGAGACCCTGGCCGCCCGCTTTGCCGCCCGCATTATTCTGGCCGAACGCAGCTACGCCGAAGAGCTGCCGTTTGCCCGCCCGGACCGTACCATCGTGCTGGAAAACAAATACCAGCCGCTGGGCCAGGTGCTGACGCGCGCCACGCCGGTGCGGTTAGTGCCCGGGCAGACGCTGGAGCTTCTGTACTCCGGTACTATCTCCGAGCTGAATGGGGTATTTGAGGCCATAGCTTTTACCTTGTCTCTGCGCAAGGTTTGGCCAGAAGCACACCTGACCATCATCGGCTATGCCCAGCAACAGGAGCTTCTGCTGCGCTTGCAGGCAGCCATTGCCGCAACCCATGGTGCTGTTACCTTGGTGGGTGGCGCTACGCCCGTACCGCACGCTCAGGTTGTGGCGGCTATTGGCCGCAGCCAGGTAGGTTTGCTACCCTATCACTCGCACCCCAGCTCCTGGCGCTGTATCCCAACCAAGCTGTTTGAGTACCTGGCATTGGGACTACCGGTAGCTATTCCTAACAATGCGTTGTGGGGGGCGCTGGTTGCCAGGCATCAGGCAGGTATTGTGGTTGATTTCACGGATGCCTCCAAGGCGGCCGAAGTGCGTAACCAGCTACTGAGCGGTGTTTTTTATCCGGCGGGCGTTCCAGCAGATGCCTTTTGGGCAGCCGAAGGAGCTAAATTGTGGTCCATAGTGGAAACTATAGAGTAA
- a CDS encoding bifunctional 5,10-methylenetetrahydrofolate dehydrogenase/5,10-methenyltetrahydrofolate cyclohydrolase: protein MTTAPEATTYRLIDGKQTAEAIKEEIAAEVQALKVAGHKVPHLAAVLVGHDGGSETYVRNKVLACERVGFESTLIRYEDDITEAELLAKVEELNQDANIDGFIVQLPLPRHISAEKVIEAIRPEKDVDGFHPMNIGRMVAGLPALLPATPSGIVELLRRYELPTDGKHCVIIGRSNIVGTPVSILLAKNLDPGNCTVTLCHSHTQNLAEITRTADILVAALGRPEFVRADMVKPGAVVIDVGTSRVADATKKSGYALRGDVCFDEVAPLTSYITPVPGGVGPMTIAMLLQNTLKAAKQEVYTR, encoded by the coding sequence ATGACTACCGCTCCCGAAGCCACTACCTACCGCCTCATTGACGGCAAGCAGACCGCCGAGGCCATTAAAGAGGAAATTGCTGCTGAAGTGCAGGCTCTAAAAGTGGCCGGCCACAAAGTGCCCCACCTGGCCGCCGTTCTGGTAGGCCACGATGGCGGCTCGGAAACCTACGTGCGCAACAAAGTGCTGGCCTGTGAGCGGGTAGGGTTCGAAAGCACCCTCATTCGTTACGAGGATGATATTACGGAAGCTGAGCTGCTGGCCAAAGTGGAAGAGCTGAATCAGGACGCCAACATTGATGGCTTTATTGTTCAGCTGCCGCTGCCGCGCCACATCTCCGCCGAGAAGGTAATTGAAGCTATCCGGCCGGAAAAGGATGTGGATGGTTTTCATCCCATGAACATAGGCCGGATGGTGGCCGGGCTGCCAGCCTTGCTGCCCGCTACGCCTTCGGGGATTGTAGAGCTGCTGCGCCGCTATGAGCTGCCTACGGATGGCAAGCACTGCGTGATTATTGGGCGGAGCAACATTGTAGGCACGCCGGTTAGTATATTGCTGGCTAAGAACTTAGACCCTGGTAACTGTACGGTTACTTTATGTCACTCGCACACGCAAAACCTGGCGGAAATTACCCGCACGGCTGATATTCTGGTAGCGGCTCTGGGCCGCCCGGAGTTTGTGCGGGCTGATATGGTAAAGCCCGGTGCGGTGGTAATTGATGTGGGCACCTCCCGGGTAGCCGATGCCACGAAGAAGTCGGGCTATGCCCTGAGAGGTGATGTATGCTTTGATGAGGTGGCTCCGCTGACCTCCTACATTACCCCGGTTCCCGGCGGTGTGGGTCCCATGACTATTGCTATGTTGCTGCAAAACACCCTGAAAGCAGCCAAACAAGAGGTGTATACACGGTAG
- a CDS encoding citrate synthase, whose translation MAESAEIILDGKSYPFPVIEGTEHEKAIDIAKLRDLTGYVTLDSGYKNTGATKSAITFLDGEEGILRYRGYPIEQLAEQSSFIEVAYLLIYGKLPTQAELDDFSHQITKHTLVHEDVRKIFDGFPSAAHPMAILSSLICSLTAFYPESVAPDLSKEEIDLNVIRLMAKISTIAAWTYKNNMGHPLNYPRNDLDYCSNFLYMMFSFPTEKYEIDTRIVSALNKLLILHADHEQNCSTSTVRLVGSANASLYGSVSAGINALWGPLHGGANQEVLEMLQAIQRDGGDTSKFIAKAKDKNDSFRLMGFGHRVYKNFDPRAKIIKKAADEVLAALGIDDPLLKIAQELEQAALTDQYFIERKLYPNVDFYSGIIYRAIGIPTEMFTVMFALGRLPGWIAQWKEMRENKEPIGRPRQIYTGETERNYVAIDQR comes from the coding sequence ATGGCAGAGTCTGCTGAGATTATCCTCGACGGGAAATCCTACCCTTTCCCCGTTATTGAAGGCACCGAGCACGAAAAGGCAATTGATATCGCCAAACTGCGTGACCTGACCGGTTACGTAACCCTTGACTCGGGCTATAAAAATACCGGCGCCACCAAAAGCGCCATTACGTTTCTGGACGGCGAAGAAGGTATTCTGCGCTACCGCGGCTACCCCATTGAGCAGCTGGCGGAGCAGTCGAGCTTCATTGAAGTAGCCTACCTGCTGATTTACGGCAAGCTGCCTACCCAGGCCGAGCTGGACGACTTCAGCCACCAGATTACCAAGCACACGCTGGTGCACGAGGATGTGCGCAAGATTTTTGACGGTTTCCCGTCGGCGGCGCACCCCATGGCAATTCTGAGCAGCCTGATCTGCTCGCTCACCGCTTTCTATCCTGAGAGCGTAGCTCCAGACCTGAGCAAAGAGGAAATTGACCTGAACGTAATCCGTCTCATGGCCAAAATCTCCACTATTGCGGCCTGGACGTACAAGAACAACATGGGTCACCCGCTGAATTATCCGCGCAACGACCTCGACTATTGCTCTAACTTCCTGTACATGATGTTCAGCTTCCCCACGGAGAAGTATGAAATCGACACTCGGATTGTTAGCGCCCTCAACAAGCTGCTCATCCTGCACGCCGACCACGAGCAGAACTGCTCTACCTCTACTGTGCGCCTCGTAGGCTCGGCCAATGCCTCCCTCTACGGCTCGGTTTCGGCGGGTATCAACGCCCTGTGGGGCCCGTTGCACGGCGGCGCCAACCAGGAGGTGCTGGAGATGCTGCAGGCCATTCAGAGAGACGGTGGCGACACCAGCAAATTCATTGCGAAAGCCAAGGATAAGAACGACTCGTTCCGTCTCATGGGCTTTGGCCACCGCGTGTACAAGAACTTTGACCCGCGCGCCAAAATCATCAAGAAGGCCGCCGACGAAGTGCTGGCCGCCCTGGGCATTGATGACCCACTGCTGAAAATTGCCCAGGAGCTGGAGCAGGCCGCTCTGACTGATCAGTACTTCATTGAGCGGAAGCTGTATCCGAACGTAGACTTCTACTCCGGCATCATCTACCGCGCTATTGGTATTCCTACTGAGATGTTCACGGTGATGTTTGCTCTGGGCCGCCTGCCCGGCTGGATTGCCCAGTGGAAAGAGATGCGCGAGAACAAGGAGCCTATTGGCCGTCCGCGTCAGATCTACACCGGCGAAACGGAGCGTAACTACGTTGCCATCGACCAGCGCTAG
- a CDS encoding metal-dependent transcriptional regulator: MPSFTEENYLKAIYKLSEAAPGTDVSTNSIAEALQTRPASVTDMLRRLGEKGLLHYQRYRGVSLSEEGRRLALLTIRKHRLWEVFLVEKLGFTWDEVHDVAEEMEHLQSPLLIRRLDEYLGFPQTDPHGDPIPAEDGSVHHPRHRLVADLHAGEHGTVVAVGNTNVAFLQYLDKIGLRLGCQVEVIDKIHFDNSLQIKINHTSTQLLSAEVSRNLYVAG; encoded by the coding sequence TTGCCAAGCTTCACCGAGGAAAATTACCTGAAGGCCATCTATAAGCTTTCGGAAGCAGCACCGGGCACCGATGTTAGCACCAACAGCATTGCAGAGGCCCTGCAGACGCGGCCCGCTTCCGTAACGGATATGCTCCGGCGGCTGGGTGAAAAAGGCCTGCTACACTACCAGCGCTACCGCGGCGTCTCGCTTTCGGAGGAAGGCCGGCGGCTGGCTTTGCTCACTATCCGGAAGCACCGGCTGTGGGAAGTATTTCTGGTAGAAAAGCTGGGCTTCACCTGGGATGAGGTGCACGATGTGGCCGAGGAAATGGAACACCTGCAGTCCCCCTTGCTTATTCGCCGCCTGGATGAATACCTGGGCTTCCCACAAACCGACCCCCACGGCGACCCAATCCCCGCTGAAGATGGCTCCGTGCACCACCCGCGCCACCGCCTGGTGGCCGACCTGCACGCCGGGGAGCACGGCACCGTAGTAGCGGTAGGCAACACCAACGTAGCTTTCCTGCAGTACCTGGATAAGATTGGCTTGCGCCTGGGTTGTCAAGTTGAAGTAATAGATAAGATTCACTTCGATAACTCTCTGCAAATCAAAATAAACCACACTTCAACTCAATTACTTTCTGCGGAGGTAAGCCGCAATTTGTACGTGGCCGGTTAA
- a CDS encoding 7-carboxy-7-deazaguanine synthase QueE produces the protein MEQFYTIQGEGYNAGRAAYFLRLGGCDVGCVWCDVKESWDADQHPRVAISDMVAAATANAGRNVVITGGEPLMHDLTSLTTALKEAGCQNWIETSGAYPLSGIWDWICVSPKKFKAPLPEVVAQAHELKVVVFHKSDFVWAEQHAAMAGPQTRLYLQPEWSKAAIMTPLIIEYVKAHPQWQISLQTHKYLDIP, from the coding sequence ATGGAACAGTTTTATACTATTCAGGGTGAGGGATATAATGCCGGCCGCGCCGCCTATTTCCTCCGTCTGGGCGGCTGTGACGTGGGCTGTGTGTGGTGCGATGTAAAAGAGTCCTGGGATGCAGACCAGCACCCCCGGGTAGCCATTTCTGACATGGTGGCGGCCGCTACGGCAAATGCCGGCCGCAACGTGGTTATTACCGGCGGCGAGCCGCTGATGCACGACCTGACCTCGCTGACTACGGCGCTGAAAGAAGCCGGCTGCCAAAATTGGATAGAAACCTCCGGGGCCTACCCACTTTCCGGCATCTGGGACTGGATATGCGTGTCACCCAAGAAGTTTAAAGCCCCGCTGCCGGAAGTGGTAGCGCAGGCCCACGAGTTGAAAGTGGTGGTCTTCCATAAGAGCGACTTTGTCTGGGCCGAGCAACACGCCGCAATGGCCGGGCCGCAGACGCGCCTGTATCTGCAGCCGGAGTGGAGCAAAGCCGCTATCATGACGCCCCTTATCATTGAGTATGTGAAGGCGCATCCGCAGTGGCAGATTTCGCTGCAAACGCACAAATACCTCGATATACCGTAA